The Pectobacterium carotovorum genome contains a region encoding:
- a CDS encoding DNA-3-methyladenine glycosylase I: MQRCGWVTQDTLYQDYHDNEWGKPCTDSQKLFELLCLEGQQAGLSWITVLKKREHYRRCFHQFNPEQVAQMTQDDVDRLVQDSSIIRHRGKIEAIITNAKAWVAMESQGESFSHFIWSFVEHQPRLNHPASLAEVPAKTDISDAMSKALKKRGFKFIGSTICYAFMQAGGLVNDHVTDCFCHQESAS; the protein is encoded by the coding sequence ATGCAACGCTGCGGCTGGGTTACACAAGACACCTTATATCAGGATTACCACGATAACGAGTGGGGAAAGCCCTGCACCGACAGCCAGAAGCTGTTTGAGTTACTGTGCCTGGAAGGCCAGCAGGCAGGTCTTTCCTGGATCACCGTCCTGAAAAAACGCGAACACTATCGCCGTTGCTTCCACCAGTTCAACCCTGAGCAAGTGGCACAGATGACGCAGGATGACGTGGATCGGCTAGTGCAGGACAGCAGCATTATCCGCCATCGCGGAAAAATCGAGGCAATTATCACCAATGCAAAAGCGTGGGTGGCAATGGAAAGCCAGGGGGAAAGCTTCTCGCACTTCATTTGGTCTTTCGTCGAGCACCAGCCGCGCCTCAATCACCCCGCGTCACTGGCAGAAGTCCCCGCCAAAACGGACATTTCGGATGCCATGTCCAAAGCCCTGAAGAAACGTGGCTTCAAATTTATTGGCTCAACTATCTGCTACGCCTTCATGCAGGCGGGTGGATTGGTCAACGACCATGTCACCGACTGTTTTTGTCATCAGGAAAGCGCGTCATGA
- a CDS encoding ABC transporter permease, translated as MNRYLALRIGQALLVLWAAFTLSFILLQAMPGDAVLIKFQNPELGLSAEQIAQLRLSYGADTPVLTQYFHAIAQILRGDLGLSLQAGVPVTELIAANLPPTLLLAVLGFIAASLLAFALAFLSTLTPFQWLRSALQSLPSLFISVPTFWLGIVLIQIFSFRLGLIPVINPGEWEGLILPVLTLALPISAPLAQVLMRSIDQVQTQPFVAVARAKGASRSGVLWRHIARNAMLPTLTIAGLLLGELIAGALITETVFGRNGLGQLTQEAVNYQDSSVLQAIVLISAAAFVVVNLAVDLLYPLLDPRLKKTPGATL; from the coding sequence ATGAACCGATATCTGGCACTGCGCATCGGTCAGGCACTGCTCGTCCTGTGGGCGGCATTTACCCTGTCTTTTATCCTGCTTCAGGCGATGCCGGGTGATGCTGTACTGATCAAGTTCCAAAACCCAGAGCTCGGTCTGAGTGCCGAGCAGATCGCGCAGTTGCGTTTGTCTTACGGTGCCGATACGCCGGTACTCACGCAATATTTTCATGCGATAGCCCAGATATTACGTGGCGATCTCGGCCTCTCTCTGCAGGCTGGCGTGCCCGTCACCGAGCTAATTGCCGCGAACCTGCCGCCCACGCTGCTGCTCGCGGTACTGGGTTTCATTGCCGCCAGTCTGCTGGCGTTTGCTCTCGCATTCTTATCGACGCTGACGCCGTTTCAGTGGCTGCGAAGCGCGCTGCAATCGTTGCCGTCGCTGTTTATTTCCGTCCCGACTTTTTGGCTCGGTATCGTACTGATTCAGATTTTCTCTTTCCGTCTGGGGCTGATTCCGGTGATTAACCCCGGCGAATGGGAAGGACTGATTTTACCAGTTCTCACGCTGGCGCTGCCGATCTCCGCCCCGCTGGCTCAGGTGTTGATGCGCAGCATCGATCAGGTGCAAACCCAGCCGTTTGTTGCCGTCGCCCGCGCCAAAGGAGCCAGCCGCAGCGGCGTACTGTGGCGACATATCGCCCGTAACGCGATGCTGCCCACGCTGACCATCGCCGGCCTGCTGTTGGGCGAACTGATTGCGGGAGCGCTGATTACCGAAACCGTGTTTGGCCGTAACGGACTCGGCCAGTTGACGCAGGAAGCCGTGAACTATCAGGACAGCAGCGTATTGCAGGCCATCGTACTGATTTCCGCTGCCGCCTTTGTTGTCGTCAATCTGGCCGTCGACCTGCTCTATCCCCTTCTCGATCCGCGCCTGAAAAAAACGCCAGGAGCCACGCTATGA
- a CDS encoding sulfite exporter TauE/SafE family protein yields MAVEWIAAYLALGAVVGFMAGLLGIGGGGIMVPVLTALFAAQGVENTHLVHLALGTSMAAIVVTAISSLRTHHQHQAVLWPVVMRITPAILIGTFAATWLATLLPTRALAIFFSCFMAYVSLQMVLNIKPKPQRQLPGTAGVSLAGLVIGSISALVAIGGGSLTVPFLTWCNVRIQQAIGTSAAVGLPIAVSGALGYLINGWSTTGLPDYSVGYVSLPAVLLISAVSFFTAPVGARLAHRLPVATLKKAFAALLLLLSLKMLQTVFSG; encoded by the coding sequence ATGGCAGTGGAGTGGATTGCAGCCTATCTGGCATTAGGCGCGGTGGTAGGTTTTATGGCGGGGTTATTGGGCATTGGCGGCGGCGGTATTATGGTGCCAGTGCTGACGGCGCTGTTTGCCGCACAGGGTGTGGAGAATACGCATCTGGTGCATCTGGCGTTGGGAACGTCAATGGCGGCCATCGTCGTCACCGCGATTTCCAGCCTGCGTACCCATCATCAACATCAGGCGGTGCTGTGGCCTGTCGTGATGAGGATTACGCCTGCCATCCTGATCGGGACATTCGCGGCCACCTGGCTGGCGACGCTGTTGCCGACGCGGGCGTTGGCGATCTTTTTCTCCTGCTTTATGGCATACGTTTCGCTGCAAATGGTGCTGAATATCAAGCCAAAACCGCAGCGCCAGTTGCCTGGTACGGCAGGCGTTTCGCTGGCGGGGTTGGTGATTGGTAGCATATCAGCGCTGGTGGCGATTGGCGGTGGGTCGCTCACGGTGCCGTTTCTGACGTGGTGCAACGTTCGTATTCAGCAGGCGATCGGTACATCCGCAGCGGTTGGGCTACCGATTGCCGTTTCCGGCGCGCTGGGCTACCTGATCAACGGCTGGTCGACGACCGGGTTACCTGACTACAGCGTCGGCTATGTTTCTCTGCCCGCCGTGCTCCTGATTTCCGCCGTCAGCTTTTTCACCGCACCTGTCGGTGCCCGTCTGGCGCATCGTCTGCCTGTGGCAACGCTGAAAAAGGCCTTTGCCGCGCTGCTGTTGCTGCTGAGCCTGAAGATGCTACAGACCGTTTTTTCAGGCTGA
- a CDS encoding N-acetyltransferase produces the protein MIRPYRDRDLAPLMQLWLKSTILAHPFIREDYWRESASAVREIYIPQSQTWVYEEQGSLIGFISVLEARFIGALFVEQAYYGKQIGTALMQHVQAQFPLLSLEVYQQNTRACRFYHKQGFVVVEENVNQDTQATALIMQWANEGAANATPPGSVDRR, from the coding sequence ATGATACGCCCTTACCGCGACCGCGATCTCGCGCCGCTGATGCAGCTTTGGCTAAAGAGCACCATTCTGGCGCATCCGTTTATTCGTGAAGATTACTGGCGAGAAAGCGCCAGCGCGGTACGTGAGATCTATATTCCCCAGTCGCAAACCTGGGTTTATGAGGAGCAAGGAAGCCTTATCGGCTTTATCAGCGTGCTGGAGGCACGGTTCATCGGCGCGCTGTTTGTGGAACAGGCCTATTATGGAAAGCAGATTGGTACAGCGCTGATGCAGCACGTTCAGGCGCAGTTTCCCTTACTCAGTCTGGAAGTGTATCAGCAGAATACGCGCGCCTGCCGGTTCTACCATAAGCAGGGATTTGTCGTCGTTGAGGAAAACGTCAATCAGGATACGCAGGCCACGGCGCTGATTATGCAGTGGGCGAACGAGGGAGCAGCCAATGCCACTCCCCCCGGTTCAGTCGATCGCCGTTGA
- the ghrB gene encoding glyoxylate/hydroxypyruvate reductase GhrB, giving the protein MKPSVILYKKIADDLRARLDQHFTVTELDAFPSLDHPALATAEGIIGSGGKVDKDFLQHAPRLRAASTISVGYDTFNVDALNEKGVILMHTPTVLTETVADTVLALMLASARRVVEVAERVKAGEWKGGVDSDWFGTDVHHKTIGILGMGRIGLAVAQRAHFGFSMPVLYNARRHHAEAEQRFNARHCDLDTLLAESDFLCITLPLTAETHHLIGRKQLAKMKPSAILINIGRGAVVDEDALTEALVKGTIQGAGLDVFVKEPLPVDSPLLDLPNVVALPHIGSATHETRYDMAACAVDNLIAALSGQVKENCVNPQVLK; this is encoded by the coding sequence ATGAAACCTAGCGTTATCCTGTATAAAAAAATTGCTGACGACCTACGCGCTCGTTTAGACCAACACTTCACCGTCACTGAACTTGACGCCTTTCCTTCACTCGACCACCCGGCGCTGGCAACGGCCGAAGGCATCATTGGTTCCGGTGGTAAAGTCGATAAAGACTTCCTGCAACACGCCCCACGTTTACGTGCGGCGTCCACCATTTCTGTCGGTTACGATACCTTTAACGTCGATGCACTGAATGAAAAAGGGGTGATTCTCATGCATACCCCAACCGTGCTGACGGAAACCGTGGCGGATACGGTTCTGGCACTGATGCTCGCCAGCGCGCGTCGGGTCGTGGAAGTGGCTGAACGCGTTAAAGCAGGCGAATGGAAGGGTGGCGTTGACAGCGACTGGTTTGGCACTGACGTTCACCATAAGACCATTGGCATTCTGGGGATGGGTCGCATCGGTCTGGCCGTCGCACAACGCGCTCACTTTGGTTTTAGCATGCCGGTTCTGTACAACGCTCGCCGCCATCACGCCGAAGCAGAGCAGCGCTTTAATGCCCGTCACTGCGATCTCGATACGCTCCTGGCCGAGTCTGATTTCCTCTGTATTACGCTGCCGCTAACGGCGGAAACGCATCATCTGATTGGTCGTAAGCAGCTGGCAAAAATGAAACCCAGCGCCATTTTGATTAATATCGGTCGTGGTGCCGTCGTGGATGAAGACGCGCTGACGGAAGCCCTGGTGAAAGGAACAATTCAGGGCGCGGGTCTGGATGTGTTTGTCAAAGAGCCGCTCCCCGTCGATTCTCCGCTGCTGGATTTACCTAACGTCGTGGCGCTGCCGCATATCGGTTCTGCCACGCACGAAACCCGTTACGACATGGCTGCCTGTGCCGTTGACAACCTGATTGCCGCCCTGAGCGGTCAGGTAAAAGAAAACTGCGTGAATCCGCAGGTTTTGAAATAG
- a CDS encoding ABC transporter permease — MTTVQLEKITFPLLRKRPLLRRYAFQPGLLLAWLVMLTVALWALFPGWFTGYSPTEGIAGAQRLAPDADYWLGTDQLGRDLYARIVYGAVHSLSGAVIAVGLGLVLGSLFGLLAGAVGGWLDSVVMRSIDVLLAIPGLLLALSVIILLGFGTVNAAIAVGVTSVASFTRLVRSEVLRVRHSDYVEAAYGSGGTFFSVLWRHILPNSLTTVFAFAALQFGSAILAISTLSFLGYGAPPPTPEWGLLIAEGRNYIATAWWLTTFPGLVVVLVVLSANRISQSIRRTER, encoded by the coding sequence ATGACTACCGTACAGCTGGAAAAAATCACCTTTCCTCTTCTGCGCAAGCGACCGCTTCTGCGTCGCTACGCCTTCCAACCGGGGCTGTTGCTGGCCTGGCTGGTGATGCTGACCGTCGCGCTCTGGGCGCTGTTCCCCGGCTGGTTTACCGGCTATAGCCCGACAGAGGGCATCGCGGGCGCACAGCGGCTGGCACCCGACGCCGACTACTGGCTTGGCACCGACCAGCTGGGACGTGACCTCTACGCGCGCATCGTTTATGGCGCGGTGCACTCACTTTCCGGTGCCGTTATCGCCGTCGGGCTGGGTCTGGTGCTCGGTAGCCTGTTTGGTCTCTTGGCGGGCGCGGTGGGCGGCTGGCTGGATAGCGTCGTGATGCGTAGCATTGATGTGTTGCTGGCTATTCCCGGCCTGCTGCTGGCGCTGAGCGTCATCATTCTGTTGGGCTTCGGCACCGTTAACGCCGCGATTGCCGTGGGCGTCACCTCCGTCGCCAGTTTCACCCGGCTGGTGCGTTCAGAAGTGTTGCGCGTGCGCCACAGCGACTACGTCGAAGCCGCCTATGGCAGCGGCGGTACCTTTTTCAGCGTGCTGTGGCGACATATTCTGCCGAACTCACTGACCACCGTTTTCGCCTTTGCCGCGCTGCAATTCGGCAGCGCGATTCTGGCCATCTCCACACTCAGTTTCCTCGGCTACGGCGCACCACCGCCCACGCCAGAATGGGGACTGCTGATCGCCGAAGGCCGCAACTACATTGCCACCGCGTGGTGGTTAACCACCTTCCCCGGTCTGGTTGTCGTACTCGTGGTGTTGTCCGCCAACCGTATCAGCCAATCTATCAGAAGGACGGAACGATGA
- a CDS encoding methyl-accepting chemotaxis protein: MHFFTRIMSNLKVSHKLYGGFGIVLLLVMMASGVGAVRFFIIHDLYVKTTILNEMNHYLDQSKMARVKYSFTFADDNIKNLNTYISQANQQKEKAKALTWEEGYLSDFNNLDQDFKDYDTDLNTLKAAANAVVATAKKIGQMNASDALTAFMTNLPVGADENALAMQKDAFSLLFLKLVNSTYILQKENSEAAFNAQKQVYAASKASYDALASSVSGDRRRVVDSFWQAFENYHQTAEQYYVQLGQLKTTDVKFRATGDKMTSDIGNILQKLGAKNDDIINSSVLQTLVLGAIAIVFGLLIAWSVTRQITRPIITNLKLAERIAGGDLSANVTVERHDELGQLTTAMMVMTEKLRHLMTDIRQSVYSVESASSDIAVGNNDLSSRTEQQSAAIVETAASMEELTATVKNNADNARHASQIAGEASTNANRGGEIINRVINTMSDISGSSKKISDITSVINSIAFQTNILALNAAVEAARAGEQGRGFAVVASEVRSLAQRSSQAAKEIESLISESVSRVGAGTDLVSQAGTTMDDIVASVSRVNDIMGEISSASDEQSRGIAQIGSAVAEMDTTIQQNAAMVSESSVAANSLQEQASKLAKLMSVFRISDADVAGLPRLQGSGTSNGNSGNKPKARLPTFASRDSGSDNWTTF; this comes from the coding sequence ATGCATTTTTTTACCAGGATTATGAGTAACCTCAAGGTGTCTCATAAGCTGTATGGCGGTTTCGGTATTGTCCTGCTGTTAGTGATGATGGCGTCTGGTGTTGGCGCTGTACGATTTTTTATCATTCACGATCTGTATGTTAAAACGACCATTTTGAATGAAATGAATCATTACCTCGATCAGTCAAAAATGGCGAGAGTAAAATATTCATTCACCTTTGCGGATGACAATATCAAGAATCTGAATACCTATATTAGTCAGGCAAATCAGCAAAAAGAAAAAGCGAAAGCACTCACGTGGGAAGAGGGATATCTCTCTGATTTTAATAATCTTGATCAAGATTTTAAAGATTATGATACCGATCTGAATACCCTGAAAGCCGCCGCCAATGCGGTCGTCGCGACGGCAAAAAAAATCGGCCAGATGAACGCCTCTGATGCATTAACGGCATTTATGACCAACCTTCCTGTCGGCGCGGATGAAAATGCGTTAGCGATGCAGAAAGACGCGTTCTCACTGCTGTTTCTGAAACTGGTCAACAGCACTTATATCTTACAAAAAGAGAACAGCGAAGCCGCGTTTAATGCACAGAAACAGGTCTATGCTGCATCGAAGGCATCCTACGATGCGTTGGCATCGTCGGTCAGTGGCGATCGTCGTCGCGTCGTGGATTCGTTTTGGCAAGCATTTGAAAATTATCATCAAACGGCAGAGCAGTATTACGTACAACTGGGGCAGTTAAAGACCACAGATGTTAAATTCCGGGCAACCGGAGACAAAATGACGAGTGATATCGGCAATATTCTGCAAAAGCTCGGCGCGAAGAATGATGACATCATCAATAGCTCCGTACTGCAAACGCTGGTTTTAGGGGCGATAGCCATCGTATTCGGGTTATTGATCGCCTGGTCTGTCACGCGACAAATTACCCGGCCCATTATTACCAACCTGAAGCTGGCGGAACGCATTGCGGGCGGCGATCTGTCCGCCAATGTCACGGTAGAACGGCATGATGAACTGGGGCAATTAACGACGGCGATGATGGTGATGACGGAGAAATTACGTCATTTAATGACTGATATTCGTCAAAGCGTGTACAGCGTTGAAAGTGCTTCTTCTGACATTGCCGTAGGCAATAATGATTTGTCATCACGTACCGAACAGCAATCGGCGGCGATTGTAGAAACCGCAGCCAGTATGGAAGAGTTAACGGCTACCGTGAAGAACAACGCCGATAACGCCCGACATGCCAGCCAGATTGCCGGAGAAGCCTCAACCAATGCCAATCGCGGTGGGGAGATTATCAACCGCGTAATTAACACCATGAGTGATATTTCAGGGAGTTCGAAGAAAATCTCTGATATTACGAGCGTTATTAATAGCATCGCTTTCCAGACCAATATTTTGGCATTGAATGCGGCGGTGGAAGCGGCGCGTGCCGGTGAACAAGGGCGAGGATTTGCGGTGGTTGCCAGTGAGGTGCGCAGTCTTGCCCAGCGCAGTTCTCAGGCGGCAAAAGAGATCGAAAGCCTGATTTCAGAGTCGGTTTCTCGCGTGGGTGCCGGAACGGATCTGGTTTCTCAGGCGGGAACGACGATGGATGACATTGTGGCTTCAGTGAGCCGTGTGAATGACATCATGGGGGAAATCTCTTCGGCATCGGATGAGCAGAGCCGCGGGATTGCGCAAATCGGCAGTGCTGTCGCTGAAATGGACACAACCATTCAGCAGAATGCCGCCATGGTGAGCGAATCCTCCGTCGCGGCGAACTCGTTGCAGGAACAGGCCTCGAAGCTGGCAAAACTGATGTCGGTTTTCCGCATATCTGATGCGGATGTTGCCGGTCTGCCAAGACTGCAAGGATCGGGCACCAGTAACGGTAACTCGGGCAATAAGCCGAAGGCTCGTCTGCCGACGTTCGCATCGCGGGATAGCGGAAGCGATAACTGGACAACGTTCTGA
- a CDS encoding ABC transporter ATP-binding protein, which yields MSLSASLQTSAAVPVLALENVTIAYRSDDREQTVVEGVSFHIQPGEVVALVGESGSGKTTTAQAVIGLLAENGRLTRGAIRLNGVDISGWSQKRLDSVRGAQISLIPQDPTSSLNPVQTIGEQVDEILRIHQREDRQTTRQKTLALLERVGLNQPELRAKQYPHELSGGMKQRVLIAIAIALKPALIIADEPTSALDVTVQKRILDLLDELRRENGTAVLFVTHDLGVAAERADRLLVFQNGYIQEQGPTLEVLSAPSSHYARTLLANVPSLNPTPRPQRANASAPNIIVSVENLVQTFPLSGRKGEHFRAVDDVSFSVARGTTHAIVGESGSGKTTTARSLLGFHHPSAGRILIDGTDITHLKGEALRQFRQKIQLVYQNPFGSLDPSQRLYDIVEEPLRNFNRHTAAQRERKIHEMFERVALPVALLSRKPRELSGGQRQRVAIARALVLEPQVLVLDEAVSALDVTVQAQILRLLAELQESLGLTYLFISHDLAVVRQIADTVSVLYHGKQLESGPVEQIFAHPEHRYTRELIEAIPGQQHPAFARPHHSETKVALNQGQ from the coding sequence ATGAGCCTGTCAGCCAGCTTACAAACCAGCGCGGCGGTGCCCGTACTCGCTCTGGAAAACGTCACGATTGCCTACCGCAGTGACGATCGCGAGCAGACCGTCGTGGAAGGCGTCTCTTTTCATATTCAGCCCGGTGAAGTCGTCGCACTGGTGGGGGAATCCGGTTCAGGGAAAACCACCACTGCGCAGGCCGTCATCGGTTTACTCGCCGAAAATGGTCGGTTAACACGCGGCGCCATTCGTCTCAACGGCGTGGATATCAGCGGCTGGTCGCAAAAGCGCTTGGACAGCGTGCGCGGTGCGCAGATCAGCCTGATCCCGCAGGATCCCACCAGTTCCCTGAACCCCGTGCAGACCATCGGCGAGCAGGTGGACGAGATTCTGCGCATTCATCAGCGGGAAGATCGCCAGACGACCCGCCAGAAAACGCTGGCGCTGCTGGAACGCGTGGGGTTAAACCAGCCGGAGCTGCGAGCGAAACAGTATCCGCACGAGCTGTCCGGCGGCATGAAACAGCGCGTCCTGATCGCGATTGCCATTGCGCTAAAGCCCGCGCTGATTATTGCCGATGAACCCACCAGCGCGCTGGATGTCACGGTACAGAAACGGATTCTCGACCTGCTTGATGAGCTACGGCGCGAAAATGGGACAGCGGTGCTATTCGTCACCCACGATCTGGGCGTAGCGGCCGAGCGTGCCGATCGGCTTCTGGTCTTTCAGAACGGTTACATTCAGGAGCAAGGGCCTACGCTTGAGGTACTCAGCGCGCCCTCAAGCCACTATGCCCGCACGCTGCTGGCGAACGTGCCGTCGCTTAACCCAACGCCGCGCCCACAACGCGCCAATGCCTCTGCCCCTAACATTATTGTCTCGGTTGAAAATCTGGTGCAGACCTTCCCCTTGTCAGGCCGTAAAGGGGAACATTTTCGGGCCGTGGATGACGTCTCTTTCAGCGTGGCACGCGGCACAACGCACGCCATTGTCGGCGAATCTGGCTCGGGTAAAACCACCACGGCACGCAGCCTGCTCGGGTTTCACCACCCCAGCGCCGGGCGCATTCTGATCGACGGCACCGATATCACTCACCTGAAAGGCGAAGCGCTACGGCAATTCCGGCAGAAAATTCAGCTGGTCTACCAGAATCCCTTTGGTTCACTCGATCCCTCACAGCGGTTATACGACATCGTCGAGGAACCGCTGCGCAATTTTAATCGCCATACTGCCGCGCAGCGGGAGCGAAAAATTCATGAGATGTTCGAGCGCGTCGCCCTGCCGGTTGCGCTGCTGTCACGCAAACCGCGTGAGCTGTCCGGCGGCCAGCGACAACGTGTTGCTATCGCTCGGGCGTTAGTGCTGGAACCGCAGGTTTTGGTGCTGGACGAGGCCGTCTCGGCGCTGGATGTCACCGTGCAGGCGCAGATTCTACGTTTGCTGGCTGAATTACAGGAATCACTTGGGCTGACATACCTGTTCATTTCGCACGACTTGGCGGTCGTGCGCCAGATCGCCGACACCGTTTCCGTGCTGTACCACGGCAAGCAGCTTGAATCCGGCCCGGTAGAGCAGATCTTCGCCCATCCCGAACATCGCTACACCCGTGAACTCATCGAGGCCATCCCTGGGCAGCAACACCCGGCTTTTGCCCGCCCGCATCACTCTGAAACCAAAGTGGCACTAAACCAAGGACAGTAG
- a CDS encoding TIGR04028 family ABC transporter substrate-binding protein, with protein MATFLHPHQKLTLFASLLLLGGALSAQAANDTPKIGGTLIYLEQQAHTNLYTPAGGFYPNGGILNQITDKLTYQNPETLEIEPWVAESWTVNADNTEYTFKIRPGISFSDGTPLDANAVAKNFDTYGLGNTALNQPISEVINNYLRSEVIDPLTVKFYFKKPSPGFLQGTSAIGSGLVSLSTLERNFNQLGNAKNIIGSGPFVVSSEKLGRELKLTARKDYNWAPVKSKHQGRAYLDGITYLVTPEDSVRIGALVSGQADFIRQIQAYDEKRVQSQGFNLYAPPTRGVNNSVVFRPDNPLVADIRVRKALLHATNTKEIINTLFSDNYPQATSPLAKTAAGYVDLSSKLTFDPAQANKLLDEAGWKTGSQGLRQKDGKTLELTAYESLPQPQNKETLQLVSQQWAKVGVKLNVLAGDAGSKTVDSLDPLKTGVAPAMVGRADPDVLKSQYYPTVRNVLLQKGGSSDKVKDFVDPHLNTLLDGIAAETDRSKRLALVGEVQNYLIDQAYVIPIFEEPQVFAGAPTTKGIAFEAVGRPSFYNVWLDK; from the coding sequence GTGGCGACTTTTTTGCATCCTCATCAGAAACTCACTCTTTTTGCCTCGTTGCTCCTTCTGGGCGGTGCGCTGAGCGCACAGGCAGCGAACGACACACCGAAAATCGGCGGCACGCTGATTTATCTGGAACAGCAAGCACACACCAACCTCTATACGCCCGCAGGCGGGTTCTACCCGAACGGCGGTATTCTCAACCAGATTACCGACAAACTGACGTACCAGAACCCGGAAACGCTGGAGATCGAGCCGTGGGTTGCGGAATCCTGGACCGTCAACGCGGATAACACCGAATACACGTTCAAGATTCGTCCCGGCATCAGCTTCTCTGATGGCACGCCGCTGGATGCCAACGCGGTAGCGAAAAACTTCGATACCTATGGGTTAGGAAATACTGCGCTCAACCAGCCAATTTCAGAGGTCATCAATAACTATCTGCGCAGCGAAGTTATCGACCCGCTCACCGTGAAGTTTTACTTTAAGAAGCCCTCCCCAGGCTTTCTGCAAGGCACCTCAGCGATCGGTTCCGGTCTGGTATCTCTCAGCACGCTTGAGCGCAATTTCAATCAGTTAGGCAATGCCAAAAACATTATTGGTTCTGGCCCGTTCGTGGTCAGCAGCGAGAAACTGGGACGCGAACTGAAACTGACCGCCCGTAAGGATTACAACTGGGCACCGGTTAAATCGAAACATCAGGGACGTGCCTATCTGGACGGCATTACCTATCTGGTGACTCCGGAAGACAGCGTGCGTATTGGCGCGTTGGTATCCGGTCAGGCGGATTTCATTCGTCAGATTCAGGCCTACGATGAAAAGCGGGTGCAGAGTCAGGGCTTCAATCTTTATGCCCCGCCGACGCGCGGCGTCAATAACAGCGTGGTTTTCCGCCCGGATAACCCGCTGGTCGCCGATATCCGCGTGCGTAAAGCACTGCTCCACGCCACCAACACCAAAGAGATTATCAATACGCTGTTCTCTGACAACTACCCGCAGGCCACCTCCCCACTGGCTAAAACCGCCGCAGGCTATGTCGATCTCTCCAGCAAGCTCACGTTCGATCCTGCACAGGCTAACAAACTGTTAGATGAAGCAGGCTGGAAAACCGGTTCACAAGGATTGCGGCAAAAAGACGGCAAAACGCTGGAACTGACCGCTTATGAATCCCTGCCGCAGCCGCAAAACAAAGAAACTTTACAGCTGGTTTCCCAGCAGTGGGCAAAAGTCGGCGTGAAACTGAACGTGCTGGCGGGTGACGCAGGCAGCAAGACCGTTGATAGCCTCGATCCGCTGAAAACCGGCGTGGCGCCAGCGATGGTAGGCCGTGCCGACCCGGATGTGTTGAAAAGCCAGTATTACCCAACGGTACGTAACGTCCTGCTGCAAAAAGGTGGCTCCAGCGACAAGGTGAAGGACTTTGTTGACCCGCATCTGAATACGCTGCTGGATGGCATCGCCGCTGAAACCGACCGCAGCAAGCGACTGGCGCTGGTCGGGGAGGTACAGAACTACCTGATCGATCAGGCCTACGTCATTCCCATTTTTGAAGAGCCGCAGGTGTTTGCCGGCGCCCCCACCACAAAAGGCATCGCGTTTGAAGCCGTTGGTCGCCCCAGCTTCTACAACGTCTGGCTGGATAAGTAA